One Flavobacterium sp. 90 DNA segment encodes these proteins:
- the gap gene encoding type I glyceraldehyde-3-phosphate dehydrogenase, with protein sequence MSKVKLGINGFGRIGRIVFRETFNRDNVEVVAINDLLDVDHLAYLLKYDSVHGRFNGTVEVKEGKLYVNGRNIRITAERNPADLKWNEVDVDVVAECTGIFTTIETANEHIKGGAKKVIISAPSADAPMFVMGVNHETAKATDLVVSNASCTTNCLAPLAKVIHDNFGIVEALMTTVHATTSTQMTADGPSRKDWRGGRAASINIIPSSTGAAKAVGKVIPELNGKLTGMAFRVPTADVSTVDLTVKVAKETSYEEIMAVLKKASENELKGILGYTEDAVVSQDFISDKRTSIVDATAGIGLNSTFFKLVSWYDNEYGYSSKLIDLSVHIAGLK encoded by the coding sequence ATGTCAAAAGTAAAATTAGGAATAAACGGATTTGGACGTATCGGAAGAATCGTTTTTAGAGAAACTTTCAATAGAGATAACGTAGAAGTTGTAGCAATCAACGATTTATTAGATGTTGATCACTTAGCTTATTTATTAAAATATGATTCAGTTCACGGTCGTTTTAACGGAACTGTAGAAGTAAAAGAAGGAAAACTTTATGTAAACGGAAGAAATATCCGTATCACTGCAGAAAGAAATCCTGCTGACTTAAAATGGAATGAAGTTGATGTTGATGTAGTTGCTGAATGTACTGGTATCTTTACAACTATCGAAACTGCAAATGAGCACATTAAAGGTGGTGCTAAAAAAGTAATCATTTCTGCTCCATCAGCAGATGCTCCAATGTTTGTAATGGGAGTAAATCATGAGACAGCAAAAGCTACTGACTTAGTAGTTTCTAACGCTTCTTGTACTACTAACTGTTTAGCTCCTTTGGCTAAAGTTATTCACGATAATTTTGGAATTGTTGAAGCTTTAATGACAACTGTTCACGCTACAACTTCAACTCAAATGACAGCTGACGGACCTTCTAGAAAAGACTGGAGAGGTGGACGTGCTGCTTCAATCAATATTATTCCTTCTTCAACAGGTGCTGCAAAAGCGGTTGGAAAAGTTATTCCTGAATTGAATGGAAAATTAACTGGTATGGCTTTCCGTGTTCCTACAGCTGACGTTTCTACTGTAGATTTAACTGTAAAAGTAGCTAAAGAAACTTCATACGAAGAAATTATGGCTGTTTTGAAGAAAGCTTCTGAAAATGAATTAAAAGGTATCTTAGGATATACTGAAGATGCAGTTGTTTCTCAGGATTTTATTTCTGACAAAAGAACTTCAATCGTTGATGCTACTGCAGGAATTGGTTTGAATTCAACTTTCTTCAAACTTGTATCTTGGTATGATAATGAGTATGGATACTCAAGTAAATTAATCGATTTGTCTGTGCATATCGCTGGTTTAAAATAA
- a CDS encoding methylglyoxal synthase: MKKHTLIALIAHDNKKADMIQFLIKNGIALQHDKVKLIATGILGRNAEKSGFKVKKMLPCSMGGDAQIASKVAGGKINIVFMFTDPLVTNAHEVDIKMLVRICDVHNVPLATNEATAQLFLNAIVQQL, translated from the coding sequence ATGAAAAAACATACTTTAATTGCGCTAATTGCTCATGATAATAAAAAGGCAGATATGATTCAGTTTTTAATTAAAAACGGAATTGCGCTACAGCATGATAAAGTGAAACTTATTGCAACAGGAATATTAGGGAGAAATGCTGAAAAATCTGGGTTCAAAGTAAAAAAGATGCTTCCTTGTTCAATGGGAGGTGATGCTCAAATTGCATCTAAAGTAGCAGGAGGTAAAATTAATATCGTTTTTATGTTTACAGATCCTTTAGTGACCAATGCTCACGAAGTCGATATTAAGATGCTAGTCAGGATATGCGATGTTCATAATGTGCCGTTGGCAACAAATGAAGCAACGGCACAATTATTTTTAAATGCTATTGTACAGCAATTATAG
- a CDS encoding N-acetylglucosamine kinase — MKLIVDSGSTKADWIAIDDNGKVLFTTQTLGLNPEILDGPEIIERLNDRFDILQNKKNASHLFFYGAGCGTDRMKQFLSQIFQEYFSNAIVEVQEDTYAAVYATTPKGEEAIVSILGTGSNCSYFDGKVLHQKVQSLGYIAMDDCSGNVFGKELIRKYYFNKMPKELAVEFEKEYDLDPDFIKNKLYKEPNPNAYLATFAKFLIKHKDTEFCRKIIFKGMKSFVKNYIKQYDNCKEIPVHFVGSIAFYLKDELQETFNKYELQLGNVLRRPIDGLIAYHVANQ; from the coding sequence ATGAAATTAATAGTTGATAGTGGATCTACCAAAGCCGATTGGATTGCAATTGATGATAATGGAAAAGTATTATTTACCACACAAACTCTGGGACTAAATCCTGAAATTCTTGATGGTCCTGAAATTATAGAAAGATTAAATGACCGTTTTGATATTTTGCAAAACAAAAAAAATGCTTCACATTTGTTCTTTTACGGAGCGGGTTGTGGAACTGATAGAATGAAACAATTTTTATCTCAAATCTTTCAGGAATATTTTTCTAATGCAATTGTAGAGGTTCAGGAAGATACTTATGCTGCAGTTTATGCAACGACTCCAAAAGGAGAAGAAGCGATTGTAAGTATATTAGGAACTGGATCTAACTGCAGTTATTTTGATGGAAAAGTATTGCATCAAAAAGTTCAATCATTGGGGTATATCGCTATGGATGATTGTAGTGGAAATGTTTTTGGAAAAGAATTAATCAGAAAATATTATTTCAATAAAATGCCTAAAGAATTGGCTGTTGAATTTGAGAAAGAATATGATTTGGATCCTGATTTCATCAAGAATAAATTATATAAAGAACCAAATCCAAATGCTTATTTAGCTACTTTTGCGAAGTTCTTAATCAAACATAAAGACACTGAGTTTTGTAGAAAAATCATCTTCAAAGGAATGAAATCTTTCGTAAAAAATTACATTAAGCAATATGATAATTGCAAGGAGATTCCAGTTCATTTTGTTGGTTCTATCGCTTTTTATCTAAAAGATGAATTACAAGAAACATTTAATAAATACGAACTTCAATTAGGGAATGTTTTAAGAAGACCTATTGATGGATTAATTGCTTACCACGTTGCGAATCAATAA
- a CDS encoding Rid family detoxifying hydrolase, with translation MKKIIFTEKAPAPIGPYNQAVLSGNTLYASGQIAINPASGELVTDNINDETKQVMENIAAILEAANMTFENVVKATIFIMDMNIFAAINTVYGSYFNEKTAPARETVQVACLPKNVNVEISIIAVQ, from the coding sequence ATGAAAAAAATCATCTTTACTGAAAAAGCTCCAGCACCAATTGGACCTTATAATCAAGCTGTATTATCAGGAAATACGCTTTATGCTTCTGGTCAAATCGCTATTAATCCAGCTTCTGGAGAACTTGTTACAGACAATATCAATGATGAAACTAAACAAGTAATGGAAAACATTGCTGCAATTTTGGAAGCTGCAAATATGACTTTTGAAAATGTAGTAAAAGCAACTATATTTATTATGGATATGAATATTTTTGCTGCCATAAATACCGTTTACGGATCTTATTTTAATGAAAAAACGGCTCCTGCACGTGAAACTGTCCAGGTAGCTTGTTTACCAAAAAATGTAAATGTAGAAATATCTATAATTGCTGTACAATAG
- a CDS encoding methylglyoxal synthase — MEIAIIAHDGKKADMVQFLNKNKTLLLKENIKLIATGTTGSKAVNAGFKVKRMLSGPMGGDAQIAARVAEGKTQMVFFFKDPLASHAHEVDINMLIRVCDVHNVPLATNEASAQLLLNAVALQL, encoded by the coding sequence ATAGAAATTGCTATTATAGCTCACGACGGCAAGAAGGCAGATATGGTTCAGTTTTTAAATAAAAACAAAACACTTCTTCTTAAAGAAAATATTAAGTTGATTGCTACGGGAACTACCGGAAGTAAGGCTGTAAATGCCGGTTTTAAGGTAAAAAGAATGCTTTCAGGACCAATGGGAGGTGACGCACAAATTGCTGCGCGTGTAGCCGAAGGTAAAACACAGATGGTTTTCTTTTTTAAAGATCCACTTGCAAGCCACGCTCATGAAGTCGATATTAATATGCTTATTCGTGTTTGTGATGTACACAATGTGCCTTTGGCAACAAATGAAGCTTCGGCTCAATTGTTATTAAATGCTGTTGCATTACAACTATAA
- the pfkA gene encoding 6-phosphofructokinase has product MPKTIKKVGVLTSGGDSPGMNAAIRAVVRTCAYHNIECIGIYRGYQGMIEGDFKEMGPRSVNNIVNKGGTILKSARSVEFRTPEGRKKAHENLLKAGVDALVVIGGDGSFTGGLIFNSEYNFPVMGIPGTIDNDIYGTTHTLGYDTALNTVVDCIDKIRDTASSHNRLFFVEVMGRDAGHIALNAGIGAGAEEILIPEEDLGLDRLLDSLQKSKASGKSSSIVVIAEGDKIGKNVFELKDYVEANLPEYDVRVSVLGHMQRGGSPSCFDRVLASRLGVKAVESLIEGKSNYMVGLREDKVALTPLEQAIKGKSEIDRELLRVSDIMST; this is encoded by the coding sequence ATGCCAAAAACAATAAAAAAAGTTGGTGTTCTAACATCGGGAGGAGACTCACCTGGAATGAATGCCGCAATACGAGCAGTTGTTCGAACGTGCGCTTATCATAATATAGAATGCATAGGAATTTATAGAGGGTATCAGGGAATGATCGAAGGTGATTTCAAAGAAATGGGACCTCGTAGTGTAAATAATATTGTAAACAAAGGTGGAACGATCTTAAAATCAGCTCGTTCAGTTGAGTTTAGAACCCCTGAAGGTAGAAAAAAAGCTCATGAAAATCTTTTGAAAGCGGGAGTTGATGCTCTTGTTGTCATTGGTGGAGATGGAAGTTTTACCGGAGGTTTGATTTTTAATTCAGAATATAATTTCCCAGTAATGGGAATCCCAGGTACAATCGATAATGATATTTATGGTACAACTCATACATTAGGATATGATACTGCCTTGAATACTGTTGTAGATTGTATTGATAAAATTAGAGACACAGCAAGTTCACATAACCGTCTGTTTTTTGTAGAGGTTATGGGTAGAGATGCCGGACACATCGCTCTTAATGCCGGAATTGGTGCTGGTGCCGAGGAAATTCTTATTCCTGAAGAAGATTTAGGTCTTGATAGATTATTAGATTCTCTTCAAAAAAGTAAAGCTTCAGGAAAATCATCAAGTATAGTAGTTATTGCTGAAGGAGATAAAATTGGCAAAAACGTATTCGAATTAAAAGATTACGTTGAAGCTAACTTGCCTGAGTATGACGTAAGAGTTTCTGTATTAGGACACATGCAGCGTGGTGGATCACCATCTTGTTTTGACCGTGTTCTTGCAAGCCGTTTAGGTGTAAAAGCAGTAGAATCTTTAATCGAAGGTAAATCAAACTATATGGTTGGTTTACGTGAAGACAAAGTGGCTTTGACTCCGTTAGAGCAAGCAATTAAAGGTAAATCTGAAATTGATAGAGAATTGTTGAGAGTGTCAGACATTATGTCGACATAA
- a CDS encoding translocation/assembly module TamB domain-containing protein, with protein MSLPVVQTKIANYITDTLNKDFNVHITVEKTAINIFGGVKLKKVLILDHHKKTMIYSDIVATDILALKRLVDGDLIFGDIRLTGLIFNLKTYKNEHENNLNVFIQAFEKGPKSPKSSKHFLLTAKNAYIDKGAFSVVDENKNTPKFLDFKKLNAYISDFKLYGPDVNTIIHRFSFLDHRGLYVSNFAGKFSYTKKQIKVESLAIKTKRSWIYGKAILNYKIEDFLDFTDKVKFNVAMDSASIASNDIRYFYDGLGKNQHFRIRTKIRGTLNNLNLRHLKLSDTNGSKIAGTINFRNLLGDKTQKFSMQGKFDKLISSYDNLVVLLPGVLGKKLPKELQRIGKFNIVGKAKVSTTDLETDFKMITDLGNGQANLHMNNMDFIDKASYSGNIILDNFNIGALLNRKDIGKTTLNLDVDGVGFTEKYLNTIIKGDISKLDYNKYTYNNIVVNGNFKLPYYKGQVSISDPNLNLTFDGLVDLSKRESKYDFHINVENADLRKLRFVDDSISNFTGDAVVEVTGNSIENLQGNVYIKDAVYQNPKSTYAFDEVTISSNFDADRLRTITISSNDVVNGKIVGKFQFGQLDKLVMNSVGSLYTNYKPYKVKKGQFLNFNFHVYDKVVEMLYPEVNIDSSTVVRGKIDSDLQEFKFKFRSQKITAAKNTFDNIRINIDNKNTLYNAYVELDSIKTPYYKVRDFSLINVTAKDTLFVRSEFKGGDKGQDYYNLNLFHTIDKNKNNIVGIKKSEMKFKDYLWYLNEDEEKDNQIVFDQFFKNFTIDNIELSHENQKIDLNGIIKGADYKDLVLNFEDVDINKITPFNSKFVFNGNLNGKVNFKQNKNVYQPTASIVIDHLNLNKTELGTLNFDIAGDESLRKFTVNSSIQNGFTESFRANGTFAIENKETLLDLNLKLEGFNLATLGSVGGDVLSNVRGSVSGNAAVVGNLKKPEINGRLYVEKAGMTIPYLNTDYELSDRTVIDLTDEKFLFRNNQLTDTKYGTKGLLNGTIEHHNFGDWKLDLTITSKRLLALDTKDSEDAAYFGTAFINGTASIKGPTDGLFIKVDAKSEKGTEVKIPINNAQSVGESSWIHFVTPKEKYNLANGIVEKTKNYNGLELEFDFDITPDAEVEVILDRNSGHGMKGKGYGSLLFKINTLGKFNMWGDFQAYEGTYNFKYGGLIDKKFSVKKGGSITWEGNPMKAQLNLEAVYKTSANPAVLLDNTSSFNKKVPVEVVIGLRGDLTSPEPNFDIQFPSVSNVLKSEIQYKLDDKDIRQTQALYLLSTGSFMSTDGFSQGDLSGTLTETASSLLGGIIKSDNDKVNIDLNYISADKRLGQEADGQFVANISSQVNERITINGKVGVPVGGVNESAIVGDIEILYRVNEDGSMNLRLFNKENDINYVGQGIGYTQGVGISYEVDFDTFSELVNKIFKDHKLERAIKSSNDDLQDSYLNPDFVKFSNKKDAEKNKKEKDKKDAEKKPEPKNPPPQNNNEGLIPDNDF; from the coding sequence TTGTCTTTGCCTGTAGTTCAGACAAAAATTGCCAACTATATTACGGATACATTAAACAAAGATTTTAATGTACATATTACTGTCGAAAAAACAGCAATAAACATTTTTGGTGGCGTAAAGCTGAAGAAAGTGTTGATTTTAGACCATCATAAAAAAACAATGATCTACTCAGATATTGTTGCAACTGATATTTTGGCATTAAAAAGATTGGTAGATGGAGATCTTATTTTTGGAGATATTCGTTTGACTGGTTTAATTTTTAATCTAAAAACCTATAAGAATGAGCATGAAAACAATCTTAATGTTTTTATTCAGGCATTCGAAAAAGGTCCAAAATCTCCTAAATCAAGCAAGCATTTTTTATTAACGGCAAAGAATGCATACATCGACAAAGGTGCTTTTTCTGTTGTTGATGAGAATAAAAACACACCAAAATTTCTTGATTTTAAAAAGTTAAACGCTTACATCAGTGATTTTAAATTGTATGGTCCGGATGTAAATACGATAATTCACAGGTTTTCATTCTTAGATCATCGTGGTTTGTATGTGTCTAATTTTGCAGGGAAATTCAGTTATACCAAAAAGCAAATAAAAGTTGAAAGCTTAGCGATAAAAACCAAAAGGTCCTGGATTTATGGTAAAGCTATTTTGAATTATAAAATTGAAGATTTCTTAGATTTTACAGACAAAGTAAAGTTTAATGTTGCAATGGATTCGGCTTCGATTGCTTCAAATGATATTCGTTATTTCTATGACGGATTAGGAAAAAATCAACATTTTAGAATCAGAACTAAGATTAGAGGAACGCTGAATAATCTTAATCTAAGACATCTTAAATTGAGTGATACAAATGGTTCTAAGATTGCAGGAACTATTAATTTCAGAAATCTTTTGGGTGATAAAACTCAGAAGTTTTCGATGCAGGGAAAGTTTGATAAACTGATTTCCAGTTATGATAATCTGGTTGTTTTATTGCCGGGCGTTTTAGGAAAAAAGCTTCCGAAAGAACTACAAAGAATTGGCAAATTTAATATTGTTGGTAAGGCAAAAGTCTCGACAACAGATTTAGAGACAGACTTTAAGATGATAACTGATTTAGGAAACGGTCAGGCAAATTTGCATATGAATAATATGGACTTTATTGATAAAGCATCTTATTCAGGAAATATTATTTTGGATAATTTTAATATCGGAGCTTTATTAAATCGGAAAGATATTGGAAAAACAACATTAAATCTAGATGTTGATGGTGTTGGTTTTACCGAAAAATATCTGAATACAATCATCAAAGGAGATATTTCAAAATTAGATTATAATAAATATACCTATAATAATATTGTTGTAAATGGTAATTTTAAATTGCCTTATTATAAAGGACAAGTGTCGATAAGTGATCCAAATTTGAATTTGACATTTGACGGTTTGGTTGATTTAAGTAAAAGAGAAAGCAAATATGATTTTCATATCAATGTTGAAAATGCCGATTTGCGAAAACTGAGATTTGTAGACGATTCTATTTCTAATTTTACAGGAGACGCTGTTGTTGAAGTAACCGGAAATTCGATCGAAAATCTTCAGGGAAATGTTTATATTAAGGATGCGGTTTATCAAAATCCAAAATCTACTTATGCTTTTGATGAAGTAACAATCAGTTCTAATTTTGATGCAGATCGCTTAAGAACAATTACCATTAGTTCGAACGATGTTGTAAACGGAAAAATTGTTGGTAAATTCCAGTTTGGACAATTGGATAAACTGGTTATGAATTCGGTAGGAAGTTTATATACCAATTATAAGCCTTATAAAGTCAAGAAAGGTCAGTTTTTGAATTTCAATTTCCATGTTTACGATAAAGTGGTCGAAATGTTGTATCCGGAAGTTAATATAGATTCGTCGACTGTAGTGCGTGGTAAAATCGATTCAGATCTTCAGGAGTTTAAGTTTAAATTTAGATCTCAGAAAATTACTGCTGCAAAAAATACTTTCGATAATATCCGAATTAATATTGATAATAAAAACACGCTTTATAACGCTTATGTCGAATTAGATAGTATCAAAACTCCTTATTATAAGGTACGTGATTTTAGTTTGATTAATGTTACTGCAAAAGACACGCTTTTTGTACGTTCAGAATTTAAAGGTGGAGATAAAGGTCAGGATTATTATAATCTGAATTTATTTCATACCATAGATAAAAACAAAAATAATATCGTTGGTATCAAGAAATCTGAGATGAAGTTTAAAGACTATTTATGGTATTTAAATGAAGACGAAGAAAAAGATAATCAGATTGTTTTTGATCAGTTTTTCAAGAATTTCACGATAGATAATATAGAACTATCGCATGAAAATCAAAAAATTGATTTAAACGGTATTATAAAAGGTGCAGATTATAAAGATCTTGTGTTGAATTTTGAAGATGTTGATATTAATAAGATCACGCCATTTAATTCGAAGTTTGTATTTAATGGTAATTTAAACGGGAAAGTAAATTTTAAGCAAAATAAAAACGTTTATCAGCCCACGGCATCCATTGTTATTGATCATCTTAATTTGAATAAAACAGAATTAGGAACCTTGAATTTTGACATTGCGGGTGACGAGAGCCTTAGGAAATTTACGGTAAACTCTTCGATACAAAATGGATTTACAGAATCATTTAGAGCAAATGGAACTTTTGCAATCGAGAATAAAGAAACTCTTTTAGATTTGAATTTAAAACTCGAAGGGTTTAATCTTGCAACTTTGGGATCTGTTGGAGGTGATGTTTTGTCAAATGTGCGAGGAAGTGTTTCCGGAAATGCTGCTGTTGTTGGGAATCTTAAAAAACCGGAAATCAATGGTCGTTTGTATGTTGAAAAAGCCGGAATGACAATTCCGTATCTTAATACAGATTATGAGTTGAGTGATCGAACGGTAATTGATTTGACGGATGAGAAGTTTTTGTTTAGAAATAATCAATTAACAGATACTAAATACGGAACTAAAGGATTGTTGAACGGAACGATTGAACATCATAATTTTGGCGATTGGAAATTAGATCTTACCATTACTTCTAAGCGATTATTGGCTCTTGATACAAAAGATAGTGAAGATGCAGCTTATTTTGGAACTGCATTTATTAACGGAACCGCAAGTATAAAAGGTCCAACAGATGGTTTGTTTATTAAGGTAGACGCTAAATCTGAAAAAGGTACCGAAGTTAAGATTCCTATTAATAATGCTCAAAGTGTTGGGGAAAGCAGTTGGATTCATTTTGTGACACCAAAAGAAAAATATAATCTTGCAAATGGTATTGTTGAGAAAACGAAAAACTATAACGGACTTGAATTGGAGTTTGATTTTGATATTACGCCAGATGCCGAAGTCGAAGTAATCCTGGATAGAAATTCGGGACACGGTATGAAAGGAAAAGGTTATGGATCGTTATTGTTTAAAATTAATACACTTGGTAAGTTTAATATGTGGGGAGATTTCCAGGCATACGAAGGAACTTACAACTTTAAATACGGAGGTTTAATCGATAAAAAATTCTCGGTTAAAAAAGGAGGATCTATCACTTGGGAAGGAAATCCAATGAAGGCACAGCTTAATCTGGAAGCAGTTTATAAAACATCGGCAAATCCGGCTGTTTTACTAGATAATACTTCTTCATTTAATAAGAAGGTACCGGTAGAAGTAGTTATTGGATTAAGAGGGGATTTAACAAGTCCGGAGCCTAATTTTGATATTCAGTTTCCATCTGTAAGTAACGTGCTTAAATCTGAGATACAATATAAGTTAGATGATAAAGATATTCGTCAGACTCAAGCCTTGTATTTGTTGTCTACAGGTTCGTTTATGAGTACAGACGGATTTAGCCAAGGCGATTTATCCGGAACATTGACAGAAACTGCTTCGAGTTTATTAGGAGGTATTATAAAATCTGATAATGATAAAGTCAATATTGATTTAAATTATATTTCGGCAGATAAGAGATTAGGTCAGGAAGCTGATGGTCAGTTTGTGGCTAATATTTCATCACAGGTAAATGAAAGAATTACGATAAACGGGAAAGTAGGAGTTCCGGTTGGAGGTGTAAACGAATCTGCAATTGTTGGTGATATCGAAATTCTCTATAGAGTTAACGAAGACGGATCTATGAATCTTCGTTTGTTTAATAAAGAAAATGATATCAATTATGTAGGGCAGGGAATTGGTTATACTCAAGGTGTTGGTATCTCATACGAAGTAGATTTTGATACTTTTAGCGAATTGGTAAATAAAATATTTAAAGATCATAAACTCGAACGAGCTATTAAAAGTTCTAATGATGATTTGCAGGATTCTTATTTAAATCCTGATTTTGTAAAATTCTCCAATAAGAAGGACGCTGAGAAGAACAAAAAGGAAAAAGATAAGAAAGACGCTGAGAAAAAACCAGAGCCGAAAAATCCGCCGCCACAAAACAATAATGAGGGTTTGATTCCTGATAACGACTTTTAA